In the Sandaracinus amylolyticus genome, ATCGTCGTGCGCGCGAACACCGCGCGCAGGTCTTCGATGTTCGTGCCGACGCTGACCGTGAGGCCGGGCTGCTCGATCTGGGCGCGCGCTGCGTCGACGGTCGCGGCCCGCAGGCCCAACAGAAGGATGTTCATGATTCCCTCGTCCGCTGCGGAGAGCCTGTCACGTCGCCGGCGCGATCACGCGTCGCCGGCGGAGCAGACCGACCACGGTCAGCGTCACGACGATCTGCACCGCGACGAGCAACACGACGAACGTGGGTCGTCCCGCGAGCAGCTCCTCGGGCCCCGGGATGCCGGGCACGAAGAACGAGAGGCTCGTCACGTTGAAGAAGACGATCGCCGCGAGCAGGCGCCAGTCACCGCGATGGATCCGCCACGCGAGCACGCCGTAGCCGAGCTCGAGCGCGAACGCCGCGAGCGGCCACGATCCGTAGAGATCGATCCCGAGCATCACGCGACTGCCGGGATGGAGCGCGAGATCGGGCGCGTGCGTGAGCACGTCGAGCACGAAGTGCGACGCGACGCCGAGCCCGATCGCCGCGGCGAACCGGGCACGACGCGTCGCGATCCACGCGATCGCCGCACCGGCGATCGAGAGCACGATCGCGCCGAGCGCCGAGTGAGAGAACGGCATGTGCGCGAGGTGGATGTCGCCCACCGCGTGCACGACGGGCTCGGTCGTCGTGGACTCCACGCCCATCAGGTTCAGAACGACCCACAAGAGCTCGCTGGCCTGCACCGAGAGCAGCAGCCAGGGCATCGGGACCTCGGGATAACGGCGCTCGAGCACGAGCGCGGTCGCAGCATGGCTGATCGCGAACATCTCCGATTTCCTTCTATCGAGTGAGCGCTTGCTAACTCGATGGCCGAACGACGAGCCTCACCGGAACGCCCGGACGAAGAGCTCGGTCATCTCGTCGATCCACCGCCGTGCCGGGCCCTCGATGCCGCGCAGGTAGAGCATGCGCGCGAGCTGGGCGAGGGTGCCGGTGACGAGCACGATCAGCGCGTCCTCCGAGGCCGTGGCGCTCTCGGGGCGCTCGCGCGCCAGCCGCCGCACCAGCCCGGGGATCGTGGTGCGCCGCACGTGCTCCGGCACCTGGGGCCAGAACCGGTGGAGGTGGTCGTGGACGAACACCACCGCTTCCGGCGATTCCTCGTAGAATTCGAGGAATCCGGTGACGAACGCGCGCAGGCGCTCGTCGAGCGTGTGGGCGCGGCGGAGCTCTCCCTCGAGGCGGATCACGAGCTCGCGATAGCAGGCGCCGAACAGGTAGAGCGCGAGCTCGTCCTTGCTGGCGAAGTGCTTGTAGAGCGCGGGGTTGGTGTAGCCCGCCGCCGCCGCGATGTCGCGGATGGTGGTCTCGAGCAGGCCCTTCTGGGTGAAGAGCCGCAGCGCCTCGACGAGGATGCGCCTCTTGGCGGGCGCATCGCCCTCTCCGGTGAAGAACGTCTCGTCCATCGCGATCGGACAGTTAGCGCGCGCTAACGACAGAGTCAAAGAAAAAGCCGCGCGGACGCGGCTCTCTCTCGGATCAGAACAACGCGGGCGGGAAGTGACGGATCATGAGATCGCGCGCGTAGCGCGCCGAGTGCTCGACCGTCTCGAAGCTCAGCGTGCTGCCCACGTAGTACGTGTGGTTCTCGCCCTGGAGCGACTCGACGCGCTCGTAGAACCCGCCGCGCAGCGCCTCGGTGCTCACGTGCGGGAAGTAGTCCCACTCCTGCCGGAGCTGCAGCGCGCCGAAGCGCCCACCGCGCGCCGCGACGTCGGCCGCGAGCGTCGCGGTGATCGAGTCGTACGACGAGCTCCAGTCGGCGATCTGGTACGCGACCATCAGCGGCGACTGATCGCGGCTCGCCCACACGTTCACGTGGTCGATCATCTCGGGGAACGCGTTGTCGTGGAAGAAGAGCACGCTCTCGCGCGGCAGATCCTGCGCGGTGAACGCGCTGAAGAAGTAGCGCTCGCTCTCGACCTGCGAGAAGAGCTCGTCCTCTTCGTCGGTGAGCGGCATGAAGTCGCCGACGCGATTGAGCGCGACCGAGACGATGACCTCGTCGAACTCGTAGCGTCGCGTGCCGTTGATCGTGATCTCGATCGGCGCGCCGCGGCGCGACGAGCGACGGGTGATCGACGTCACCTCGGAGTTCAGCCGCACGTCGAGCTCGCCGGCGACCGCCTCCCAGATCGACTGATAGCCCGTGGGGAACGTGTAGTACGGCGCCTGCTGCAGGCCGCGCTCACCGCCGAGCTTCACCAGCCACGGGATGAGCTTCATGAAGTACATCGCGGGCGCGTCCTCGTAGTACGCGTACCCGAAGCCCACCATCACGCTGCGCACGAGCTCGGCGATCGGCGTGATGCCGTTCCGCTCCGCGAACTCGTCGAAGGGCAGATCGAGCTCGTCGGGCAGATACGCGAAGCCGCTCAGGTTCAGCTGCGCGAACCGCGCCTGGACCCCGGCGTACGCGACGAGCGCGCCGATCAGCTCGAGCTGCGAGTAGCGGCTCGAGAGGAACGACTCCGCGGAGTGCACCACGCCCTGATCGAGGATGCCGCGATCGGTCTGGTACTCCTCGTACGGAATGCCGTAGCGATCCGCGAGGCCGAGCACGAGGTGGTAGTCCGGCGACGCGAACACCGCGCCGAGCTCGGTCACCCGACCCCCGGCGCGCAGCGAGTGCACCTTGCCGCCGACGCGATCCTCACGCTCGAACACCGTCACGTTGCGATACCCGAGATCGCGCAGTGTCTGCGCCGCGGTGAGGCCCGAGGGGCCCGCGCCCACGACCGCGATGCGCATCGATCGCCGCGGCCACACGAGCTCTTCGGCGTTCGTGTCGAGCGCGTCTTCCTCCTCGGGCGTGGCCGCGCAGCTCGCGACACCGAGACCGAGCAGCAGGATGCAGGTCAGACGAAAGACGGATTGGATCACGGGCGCCCTCCCGTGACGAGCATAGAGAGGCGCTCCCCGTCTCGATCCCGGGTCGATGATTGTTTAATCAACGATTAATCGCGCCGTGATCGGAGTGCCCAAAATCGGCTCGCTGGCGCAGGGCTCTCCCGTCCACGTGCTCCGCACGCTCCCGTGCGTGCCCTGCGCCAGCGAGCACTCCAGCTGGAGTGATCACGCGATCGGGATGGCGTAGGCTCGCGCGCCTCATGACGGACCCGTCGAAGCGGCGCGACGACGCCGCGGTGTGGATCGAGCCGGTGCTGCTGGCGTGCGTCGAGGATCGGCGCTTCTTCGAGGAGCTCGCGCCCGAGCCGCGCGCCCTGGTGACGCTGTGGGCGATGCGCGCCGAGGTGCAACGACGTGGGCTCGCACACTTCGTCGACGACGTGCCCGACTGGGTCGTGAAGGACGTGCCGCGCGCGGCGGAGTCGATCGGCGAGGTCGCGCTCGCGGAGCCGTTCGCCGCGCTGCTGCCGGCGCTGAAGCGCGGCCGCGCCGGGCGCTTCTCGAGCAAGGGCGTGGAGTGGAGCGCGCACGCGGGGATCGAGCCGATCGTCGCGCGCATCGGTGATGCGCTGATCGAGCGCGTGCTCGCGTCGAAGCGCGCGTTCGGTGCGGTGCGGGCGCGCGCCGAGACGATCCACGCCGACGCGCGCGCCGCGCACAAGCGCGAGGCCGAGGCGGCACAGGAGAGCGCGAAGGCGAAGGTGCGCTCGCGCTTCGACGGGCTGCGTGACAAGGCGCGCCCGTGGTCGATGCAGACGCGCTTCGCGGTGGAGGACGCGGTCTCGCACGCGAAGTTCGGCGTGGGTCGAGTGCGCGCGCTGGTGCCGCCGAACAAGATCGAGGTCGAGTTCGAGGACGGCTCGATCCGCACGATGCTGCACGCGGGCTGAGCGTCGCGAGACTCGGGCGTGGCCCTTGCTCGACCGAGACGCGCTGCACGAGGTGCGTCGTGGACGTCGAGATCATCGTCGCTCTGATCGGCGTCGTCGGGAGTCTCCTGACGACCATCATCGGGGCGTTGCTCAACCGCCGTCGCGGTGACGAGGGCGCGGCGCCCCAGGTACGGCGCGGGCGGCGCGCGCGCGTGCCCGACGACGTGCCCGCGCGGTTCGGCCCGGGATCGCTCGCGCTGCTCGCGATCGCCGGGTTCCTCGGGTTCACCGGGGCAGCGATGGTCCTCTACGTCGTCCTGAGCTTCATCACGAGCGTCTTCGTCGCGCTCCAGGGCAACAGCCCGCGCCCCGACCTCTCCGGCATCCCGTTCGTCCCGTTCTTGCCGCTGGGGTTCGGGCTCGCGTTCGCGGGAATCGTGGTCGCGTGGATCGCGGCGTTCGCCGCGCAGGTGTCGATGGGGCGCGAGCGCGAGGCGCACTGAGCCCTGCGAGAGTGCTCGTCCCGCCGGTCCCGGACGGGAGCGCGCGGAGCGCGCGGACGGTAGGGCCCGGCGGGCGAGCCGATTTTCGGCAGCCCCTGCCGGAGTGCTCGTCCCTCCGGGGCTCCGGCGGGCGAGCCGATTTTCGACAGTCACTGACGCCCTTCGGGGCGCATGGGATCGGGTGTGGAGAGCACACGGCGCGAGCGCTTCGCGTGGTGTCTGTTCGACTTCGCGAACAGCGCGTTCCCGACGATCGCGATCACCGCGTTCGGTGCGCCGTACTTCGAGGCGGTGCTCGTCGGCGATCGCGGGCTCGCGCTCGGTGGCCTCCGATTGAGCGGCACGTCCGCGTGGGCGATCGCAGTCGCGCTCTCGATGGCGATCGTCGTCGTGACCTCGCCGGTGATGGGCGCGATCGCGGACCGCGGGCGCAAGCGATCGCTGCTCGCGCTCTACGTCGCGGTGTGCGCGATCGCGACGGCCGCGCTCGGCTTCGTGCCTCCCGGCTCGGGGCTGCTCGCGATCGGGATCTTCGTGATCGCGAACGTCGCGTTCGAGGGCGCGTACGTGTTCTACAACGCGTTCCTCACCGAGCTGGTGCCGAGCGATCGCGTGGGACGCCTCTCGGGCTACGGCTGGGCGCTCGGGTACGTCGGCGGGCTCGCCGCGCTCTTCGTGGTGCGGCCGCTCCTGCCGAGCGACTACCACGCGGCCGAGGCCGCGCGCGGAGCCCAGGTGTTCTTCGTCGTCGCGGGCTGGTACGCGCTCTTCTCGCTGCCGACGCTGATCGTGCTGCGCGATCGCGCGGCGCCGGCACCGATCACCCGCGCGCTGGCGCGCGACGCGATCGCCCAGGTGCGCTCGACCATCGCGCGCGCTCGAGCCCACCGCACGATCGCGATCTTCCTCGTCGCGTACCTGCTCTACACCGACGCGCTCGACACCACGATCCACTTCACCGGCATCTACGCGCGGCGCGTCCTCGGGTTCACGCCCGACGACAACGTGCGGCTCTTCCTCGTGCTCAACGTGATCGCCGCGCCGGGCGCGGTGGTGCTCGGTGTGCTCGCCGATCGCGCGGGCGCGAAGCGCGCGATCCAGGTCGCGCTCGTGATCTGGTGCGCGGTGATCGTGCTCGCGGTGCGCGCCTACGACGCGGCGAGCTTCTGGCCGGCCGCGATCCTCGCGGCGATCGCGATCGGCGCGACCCAGTCCGCGAGCCGCGCGATGATGGCCCGCCTCGCACCGCCCGGCAGAACCGGCGAGTTCATGGGCTTCCTCGCGCTCTCGGGGCGCGCCTCCGCGATCGTCGGCCCGCTGATCTACGGCGCCGCGTCGAGCGCGTTCGCCGATCCCGCCGATCCCGGTCGCGGCGATCGCATCGCGCTCGTGATCATCGGCTTGCTCTTCCCGCTCGCGATGCTGGTGCTCCGCCGCGTGGAGGAGCCGCGCCGATCAGAATGACTGCATCCCGATCTCGAGCCCGCCCATGATCATCACCTCGCGCTCGAGGAACGTGAGGTGGAAGAACGACGCGGCCACGAGCCCGCGCCGCTCGTAGGGCCCGCCTCCGGTCGCCGCCGAGATCCGCATCTCGATGCCGGGCCCGAAGCCCGCAGCCTGCATCGCCCGGTCGGGGCCGCTGGTCGACGTGCCTTGCCGTCCGACCGCCCGCGTCACCCCCAGTTCGGGCGTCGTCCGCTCCGGCCCGTCCACCTTGACGATCATCGCGTCGATCGAGGGACCGATGCCGAGCTGCAGCGTGTCCCACAGCGTCATCTCGGCCACCGCCGAGAGCGAGAGATGGAGCGGGAGATCGGGGCTCACGCAGCCGCGCAGGATGCCGAC is a window encoding:
- a CDS encoding metal-dependent hydrolase, with translation MFAISHAATALVLERRYPEVPMPWLLLSVQASELLWVVLNLMGVESTTTEPVVHAVGDIHLAHMPFSHSALGAIVLSIAGAAIAWIATRRARFAAAIGLGVASHFVLDVLTHAPDLALHPGSRVMLGIDLYGSWPLAAFALELGYGVLAWRIHRGDWRLLAAIVFFNVTSLSFFVPGIPGPEELLAGRPTFVVLLVAVQIVVTLTVVGLLRRRRVIAPAT
- a CDS encoding flavin monoamine oxidase family protein; its protein translation is MIQSVFRLTCILLLGLGVASCAATPEEEDALDTNAEELVWPRRSMRIAVVGAGPSGLTAAQTLRDLGYRNVTVFEREDRVGGKVHSLRAGGRVTELGAVFASPDYHLVLGLADRYGIPYEEYQTDRGILDQGVVHSAESFLSSRYSQLELIGALVAYAGVQARFAQLNLSGFAYLPDELDLPFDEFAERNGITPIAELVRSVMVGFGYAYYEDAPAMYFMKLIPWLVKLGGERGLQQAPYYTFPTGYQSIWEAVAGELDVRLNSEVTSITRRSSRRGAPIEITINGTRRYEFDEVIVSVALNRVGDFMPLTDEEDELFSQVESERYFFSAFTAQDLPRESVLFFHDNAFPEMIDHVNVWASRDQSPLMVAYQIADWSSSYDSITATLAADVAARGGRFGALQLRQEWDYFPHVSTEALRGGFYERVESLQGENHTYYVGSTLSFETVEHSARYARDLMIRHFPPALF
- a CDS encoding TetR/AcrR family transcriptional regulator, with translation MDETFFTGEGDAPAKRRILVEALRLFTQKGLLETTIRDIAAAAGYTNPALYKHFASKDELALYLFGACYRELVIRLEGELRRAHTLDERLRAFVTGFLEFYEESPEAVVFVHDHLHRFWPQVPEHVRRTTIPGLVRRLARERPESATASEDALIVLVTGTLAQLARMLYLRGIEGPARRWIDEMTELFVRAFR
- a CDS encoding MFS transporter; translated protein: MESTRRERFAWCLFDFANSAFPTIAITAFGAPYFEAVLVGDRGLALGGLRLSGTSAWAIAVALSMAIVVVTSPVMGAIADRGRKRSLLALYVAVCAIATAALGFVPPGSGLLAIGIFVIANVAFEGAYVFYNAFLTELVPSDRVGRLSGYGWALGYVGGLAALFVVRPLLPSDYHAAEAARGAQVFFVVAGWYALFSLPTLIVLRDRAAPAPITRALARDAIAQVRSTIARARAHRTIAIFLVAYLLYTDALDTTIHFTGIYARRVLGFTPDDNVRLFLVLNVIAAPGAVVLGVLADRAGAKRAIQVALVIWCAVIVLAVRAYDAASFWPAAILAAIAIGATQSASRAMMARLAPPGRTGEFMGFLALSGRASAIVGPLIYGAASSAFADPADPGRGDRIALVIIGLLFPLAMLVLRRVEEPRRSE